A genomic stretch from Vicia villosa cultivar HV-30 ecotype Madison, WI unplaced genomic scaffold, Vvil1.0 ctg.000494F_1_1, whole genome shotgun sequence includes:
- the LOC131628999 gene encoding probable methyltransferase PMT27: MAPPIKSRNRRSSTSSSYTSTLTTLVFIALCVLGVWMLTSNSVVSPKTHSAVDTSTTNDFSSNDQTTTANNNNDDDNNNNNNNNSDELASEKRINAKYNLDDSTTSERTTNANNNIDDSISETTNNGLTSETSTKNQDQKETTTVFGDNPGNLPDDAIKNDDANNVVNTNNNEQTKQEDKSSFAQNQEPRNSNNDQKIIVSEKDEVNAKGDQQQEAQDEANEQQLKEDKGENEVKMSKVDEPKEQENESHEEAVSVEKPKPERKRRKSRKELKKQWSTQADESRGEKERQNVNESGGSSGSSSVVDQEGKDFKWTICNVTSGADYIPCLDNEKYLKTSHRKHFEHRERHCPEDAPTCLVSLPQGYKIHVPWPGSRDKIWYHNVPHVKLAEVKGHQNWVKLMGEFLTFPGGGTQFIHGALHYIDFLQQAQPDIAWGKHTRVILDVGCGVGSFGGYLFERDVIAMSFAPKDEHEAQVQFGLERGIPAISAVMGTQRLQFPSRVFDLIHCARCRVPWHEEGGMLLLELNRVLRPGGYFVWSATPVYQTLEEDVEIWKQMKALTKSMCWDLVTIKNDTLNQVGAAFFRKTSSNECYEQREQSQPPMCKDDDDPNAAWYVPLQACMHKLPGDQTERGAKWPEVWPQRLQKAPYWLNDAEGEKLSTQNFAADSVRWKNVVFELRVMGVDWPNVRNVMDMRATYGGFAAALKDLPLWVFNVVNVDAGDTLPIIYERGLIGMYHDWCESFSTYPRTYDLLHADQLFSNLKTRYSFRCKLIPVIAEVDRVLRPGGHLVVRDDLSVVDEVENLIKSINWEITSKTSKNQEGMLCAKKSFWRPDS; the protein is encoded by the exons ATGGCACCTCCTATCAAGTCACGTAATCGaagatcatcaacatcatcatcttaCACATCAACCTTAACAACATTAGTTTTCATTGCACTATGTGTCTTAGGTGTGTGGATGCTAACTTCAAACTCGGTCGTTTCGCCGAAAACACATTCGGCTGTTGATACTTCCACCACCAATGATTTTTCTTCCAATGATCAAACCACCACGGCCAACAACAACAATGACGacgataacaacaacaataacaataataactcGGATGAATTGGCATCTGAAAAGAGAATCAACGCCAAATATAACTTAGATGATTCAACCACATCTGAAAGAACAACCAATGCCAATAATAATATTGACGATTCGATATCAGAAACTACGAACAATGGTTTGACATCAGAAACTAGCACAAAGAACCAAGATCAGAAGGAAACTACTACTGTGTTTGGAGACAATCCAGGTAATCTACCGGATGATGCAATCAAAAACGATGATGCTAACAATGTTGTCAATACAAACAACAATGAACAAACAAAACAAGAAGATAAAAGCTCGTTCGCTCAGAATCAGGAGCCGAGAAATTCAAACAATGATCAGAAAATCATTGTGTCGGAGAAAGATGAAGTGAATGCAAAGGGCGATCAGCAACAAGAAGCTCAAGATGAAGCGAACGAACAGCAGTTAAAGGAAGACAAAGGCGAAAACGAGGTCAAGATGTCTAAAGTCGACGAACCAAAAGAACAAGAAAATGAGAGTCATGAGGAAGCGGTGTCAGTAGAGAAGCCGAAACCCGAGAGGAAGAGGAGGAAGTCGAGGAAGGAATTGAAGAAACAATGGTCGACACAAGCAGACGAGTCTCGAGGTGAAAAGGAGAGACAAAACGTCAATGAATCAGGTGGAAGTAGTGGTAGTAGTAGTGTTGTTGATCAAGAAGGGAAAGATTTCAAGTGGACTATCTGTAATGTAACATCTGGTGCTGATTATATTCCATGTTTGGATAATGAAAAGTATTTGAAGACTTCACATAGAAAACACTTTGAACATAGAGAGAGGCATTGCCCTGAGGATGCACCAACTTGTCTGGTCTCACTTCCTCAAGGATACAAAATACATGTTCCATGGCCTGGTAGTAGAGATAAG ATATGGTACCACAATGTACCACATGTTAAGCTAGCTGAGGTGAAGGGACATCAAAATTGGGTGAAGTTGATGGGTGAGTTCTTGACATTCCCTGGAGGTGGCACTCAGTTCATTCATGGTGCTCTCCACTATATTGATTTTCTTCAACAg GCACAACCAGACATTGCATGGGGGAAGCATACAAGGGTGATATTAGATGTTGGGTGTGGAGTTGGTAGTTTTGGAGGTTACTTATTTGAAAGAGATGTTATTGCTATGTCTTTTGCTCCTAAAGATGAACATGAGGCACAAGTTCAGTTTGGACTTGAGAGAGGAATACCAGCCATTTCTGCTGTCATGGGCACTCAAAGGTTGCAATTTCCAAGTCGTGTATTCGATCTTATACATTGTGCGCGTTGTCGAGTACCTTGGCATGAAGAAG GTGGTATGTTGCTTTTGGAATTGAACCGAGTTCTTAGACCAGGTGGTTATTTTGTATGGTCTGCCACACCTGTGTACCAAACTCTCGAGGAAGATGTGGAGATATGGAAAC AAATGAAAGCTTTAACTAAGTCCATGTGTTGGGACCTTGTGACCATAAAAAATGATACTCTGAACCAAGTTGGTGCAGCCTTCTTCCGCAAAACTTCCTCCAATGAATGTTATGAGCAGAGAGAACAAAGCCAACCTCCAATGTGTAAAGATGATGATGATCCAAATGCTGCCTG GTATGTGCCTCTACAAGCTTGCATGCATAAGTTGCCTGGTGACCAGACTGAAAGAGGTGCTAAATGGCCAGAAGTTTGGCCTCAAAGACTACAAAAAGCACCATATTGGCTAAACGATGCAGAGGGTGAAAAATTATCTACTCAGAATTTTGCAGCGGATAGTGTACGTTGGAAAAACGTTGTATTCGAACTTAGAGTTATGGGTGTTGACTGGCCAAACGTGAGAAATGTCATGGACATGAGAGCTACATATGGAGG ATTTGCAGCAGCTTTGAAGGATCTTCCTCTATGGGTATTTAATGTGGTAAATGTAGATGCTGGAGATACACTTCCAATCATTTATGAGCGAGGCCTTATTGGAATGTACCATGATTGGTGTGAATCCTTCAGCACATATCCACGAACTTATGATCTTTTGCATGCCGATCAACTTTTCTCAAATCTAAAGACTAGGTATTCAT TCAGGTGCAAACTGATTCCTGTTATAGCAGAGGTGGATAGAGTACTTAGACCAGGTGGCCATTTGGTTGTCCGCGATGATCTTAGTGTTGTCGATGAAGTGGAGAATTTGATCAAATCTATTAACTGGGAAATAACCTCCAAAACTTCCAAAAACCAAGAGGGGATGCTCTGTGCAAAGAAAAGCTTTTGGCGACCCGATTCATAA